A section of the Mycolicibacterium anyangense genome encodes:
- a CDS encoding NAD(P)H-hydrate dehydratase: MRHYYSAEAIRAAEAPLLASLPDGVLMRRAAYGLATAIARELVSRAGGIAGRRVCAVVGSGDNGGDALWAATFLRRRGAAASAVLLNPDHTHATALAAFRGAGGRVVAEVAADTDLVIDGVVGISGKGPLRPSAAAVFDAVDAAGIPVVAVDIPSGVDVHTGAITGPAVRAALTVTFGGLKPVHALADCGRVELVDIGLELPSTDVLALDAADVKADWPVPHQHDDKYTQGVTGILAGSSTYPGAAILCTGAAVAATSGMKRYAGSAAAEVLAHWPEVVAAPSAAAAGRVQAWVVGPGLGTDDNAVAALTFALNTDLPVIVDADALTILAAHPHLVSDREAPTVLTPHAGEFARLAGAPPGEDRIAATRRLADAFGATVLLKGNVTVVAEAGTPVYLNPAGGSWAATAGSGDVLSGVIGALLAAGVAPARAAAMAAFVHARAANASAADPGPAAVPTSASRILAHIRSAVAAL, translated from the coding sequence ATGCGGCACTACTACTCCGCCGAGGCGATCCGCGCCGCTGAGGCACCTCTGCTGGCCAGCCTGCCGGATGGGGTCCTGATGCGGCGGGCCGCCTACGGCTTGGCGACGGCGATTGCGCGGGAATTGGTGAGCCGGGCCGGGGGGATAGCCGGCCGGCGGGTCTGCGCCGTTGTGGGCTCCGGTGATAACGGTGGCGACGCGCTGTGGGCGGCAACGTTCCTGCGGCGGCGTGGTGCGGCCGCGTCGGCGGTGCTGCTCAATCCCGACCACACCCATGCCACGGCGCTGGCGGCCTTCCGCGGGGCGGGCGGCCGGGTGGTGGCCGAGGTGGCGGCGGACACCGACCTGGTGATCGACGGTGTCGTCGGCATCTCCGGCAAGGGCCCGCTTCGGCCGTCGGCAGCCGCCGTCTTCGACGCGGTCGACGCGGCGGGCATCCCCGTCGTGGCGGTCGACATTCCCAGCGGGGTCGACGTCCATACCGGCGCCATCACCGGACCGGCTGTTCGTGCCGCGCTGACGGTCACCTTCGGCGGCCTCAAGCCGGTGCACGCCCTTGCCGATTGCGGTCGCGTCGAACTCGTGGACATCGGACTCGAGCTACCGTCCACCGATGTGCTGGCACTGGATGCCGCCGACGTCAAAGCCGACTGGCCGGTGCCGCACCAGCACGACGACAAGTACACCCAGGGCGTCACCGGCATCCTGGCCGGATCCTCGACATATCCGGGCGCGGCGATCCTGTGCACCGGCGCGGCCGTGGCGGCCACCTCGGGGATGAAGCGGTACGCGGGATCAGCCGCCGCCGAAGTGCTGGCGCACTGGCCCGAAGTCGTTGCCGCGCCCAGTGCCGCAGCGGCCGGACGGGTACAGGCCTGGGTGGTTGGCCCGGGTCTGGGGACCGACGACAATGCCGTCGCCGCATTGACATTCGCGCTCAACACCGACCTGCCGGTGATCGTCGATGCCGACGCGCTGACGATTCTGGCCGCTCACCCGCACCTGGTGTCGGACCGGGAGGCGCCGACGGTTTTGACCCCGCACGCGGGGGAGTTCGCCCGCTTGGCCGGAGCCCCGCCCGGGGAGGACCGCATCGCCGCCACCCGTCGCCTCGCCGATGCGTTCGGTGCCACCGTCCTGCTCAAGGGCAACGTCACGGTGGTCGCTGAGGCTGGCACACCGGTGTACCTCAACCCGGCCGGCGGATCCTGGGCGGCTACCGCCGGCTCCGGTGACGTGCTCTCCGGGGTGATCGGCGCGCTGCTGGCGGCCGGGGTAGCACCGGCGCGCGCCGCCGCCATGGCCGCGTTCGTGCATGCCCGCGCGGCCAACGCCTCGGCCGCCGACCCCGGTCCCGCAGCGGTGCCGACCTCCGCGTCACGCATTCTGGCCCACATCCGTTCCGCCGTCGCCGCACTGTAG
- a CDS encoding glutamate decarboxylase, whose product MPHVKYRSPSIAPAYTGRLSTDPIPSLRLPDEAMEPAAAYRFIHDELMLDGSSRLNLATFVTTWMDPEAEKLMAETFDKNMIDKDEYPATAAIESRCVSMVADLFHAENLRDDDASSAVGASTIGSSEAVMLGGLALKWKWKERVGEGWKTRTPNLVMGANVQVVWEKFCRYFEVEPRYIPMTEDCYVITPEQVLEYVDEDTIGVVAILGTTYTGELEPIAEICAALDTLAKDTNLDIPVHVDAASGGFVVPFLHPDLKWDFRLPRVVSINVSGHKYGLTYPGVGFVVWRNADHLPEDLVFRVNYLGGDMPTFTLNFSRPGNQVVGQYYNFLRLGRAGYTHVMQCLSGTARWLSDQLANCQHFEVISDGSAIPVVAFTLSGDFGYTEFDVSAALRSYGWQVPAYTMPQGAEDVSVLRVVVREGFSADLARSLWEDLNAVLGHLDAIKPDGHFDQQHFAH is encoded by the coding sequence ATGCCGCACGTCAAGTACCGCTCCCCGTCGATCGCCCCGGCGTACACGGGCCGGCTGTCGACCGACCCGATCCCGTCGCTGCGGCTGCCCGACGAGGCGATGGAACCCGCTGCGGCATACCGCTTCATCCACGACGAGTTGATGCTCGACGGCAGCTCCCGGCTCAACCTGGCCACGTTCGTGACGACGTGGATGGATCCGGAAGCCGAGAAGCTGATGGCCGAGACGTTCGACAAGAACATGATCGACAAGGACGAGTATCCGGCCACCGCCGCCATCGAATCACGGTGTGTGTCGATGGTTGCCGATCTGTTCCACGCCGAGAATCTGCGGGATGACGACGCGTCGAGTGCCGTCGGGGCGTCGACCATCGGCTCGTCGGAAGCGGTGATGCTCGGCGGGCTGGCACTGAAGTGGAAGTGGAAGGAGCGCGTCGGCGAAGGCTGGAAGACGCGCACCCCCAACCTGGTGATGGGCGCCAACGTCCAGGTGGTGTGGGAGAAGTTCTGCCGCTACTTCGAGGTCGAGCCGCGCTACATCCCCATGACCGAGGACTGCTACGTCATCACCCCCGAGCAGGTGCTCGAGTATGTCGACGAGGACACCATCGGTGTGGTCGCCATCCTGGGCACCACCTACACCGGCGAGCTGGAACCGATCGCCGAGATCTGCGCTGCCCTGGACACCCTGGCCAAGGACACCAACCTCGACATCCCGGTGCATGTCGATGCCGCCAGCGGCGGGTTCGTCGTGCCGTTCCTGCACCCCGACCTCAAGTGGGACTTCCGCCTTCCGCGGGTGGTGTCGATCAACGTCAGCGGCCACAAATATGGCCTGACCTACCCGGGCGTCGGATTCGTGGTGTGGCGCAACGCCGATCACCTGCCCGAGGATCTGGTGTTCCGGGTCAACTACCTCGGCGGGGACATGCCGACGTTCACCCTCAACTTCTCCCGGCCGGGCAACCAGGTGGTGGGGCAGTACTACAACTTCCTACGGCTGGGCCGGGCCGGCTACACCCACGTGATGCAATGCCTGTCCGGGACTGCGCGCTGGCTGTCCGACCAGCTCGCCAACTGCCAGCACTTCGAGGTCATCTCCGACGGGTCGGCGATCCCGGTGGTGGCGTTCACGTTGTCCGGCGACTTCGGGTACACCGAGTTCGACGTCTCGGCGGCGCTGCGGTCCTATGGCTGGCAGGTACCGGCCTACACCATGCCCCAAGGGGCCGAGGATGTTTCGGTGCTGCGGGTGGTGGTCCGGGAGGGATTCTCCGCCGACCTGGCCCGCTCGCTGTGGGAGGACCTCAACGCCGTCCTGGGCCACCTGGATGCCATCAAGCCCGACGGCCACTTCGACCAGCAGCACTTCGCGCATTAG
- a CDS encoding GcvT family protein produces the protein MSTQQLPDRAQIVIIGGGVIGTSVAYHLTKLGRADVVLLEQGQLSCGTTWHAAGLVGQLRASESGTRLVQYSTQLYAELEAETGLTAGYKQCGGVTVARTEDRMTQLRRTAANAAAYNLDCELLSPAEAYERYPVMRIDDLVGAIWLPADGKANPTDLTMALAKGARQRGAKVLEHIRVLDVLTDGARVTGVRTNAGDIEAEIVVNCAGQWAKAIGAMAGVNVPLYSAEHFYVVTETIAGVHPDLPILRDPDGYTYFKEEVGGLVIGGFEPEAKPWVAPDQIPYPFEFQLLEEDWEHFEILMENALLRIPDLEHTGLKKLYNGPESFTPDNQFILGEAPECANFFVGAGFNSVGIASAGGAGRALAEWIVNGAPTTDLTGVDIRRFAPFNGNVSWLHDRVAEVLGVHYEIPWPNRELTTARPFRRSPVHHLLVAANANFGSRMGWERANFFAPAGEEPVIDYSWGKQNWLPWSAAEQLTTRSAVTVFDQTSFSKYLLTGPGAEQALQWLCTADMAVPVGKSVYTGMLNARGTYESDVTVTRTGATEFLIVSSAATTERDKDHIRKNLPPGAQAELVDLTSSMAVFGVMGPRSRELLSSLTDADLSDDAFPFATSQLISLGYATVRATRITYVGELGWELYVPAEFAVGVYENLLAAGEQFGIGRGGYYAIESLRLEKGYRAFGRELTPNETPVDAGLLFACKLKTDIDFLGRDAVEKARADGPRKRLVSFAVGSPEPMLWGGELILRDGAVAGQVTSAAWGATTGACVGLAYVRAGDDTVVTPDWIRSGSYTVNVGGEVYPITVSLKAIYDPANERVR, from the coding sequence ATGTCGACCCAACAGCTGCCCGACCGCGCCCAGATCGTCATCATCGGCGGCGGTGTGATCGGCACGAGCGTGGCCTATCACCTGACCAAACTCGGCCGCGCCGACGTGGTGCTGCTCGAGCAGGGTCAGTTGTCCTGCGGCACCACGTGGCACGCCGCGGGTCTGGTCGGCCAGTTGCGCGCCTCCGAAAGCGGCACCCGGCTGGTGCAGTACTCCACGCAGCTCTACGCCGAGCTGGAGGCCGAGACGGGACTGACCGCCGGCTACAAGCAGTGCGGCGGGGTGACGGTGGCACGCACCGAGGACCGCATGACACAGCTGCGCCGCACCGCCGCCAACGCCGCAGCGTACAACTTGGACTGCGAATTGCTCAGTCCTGCAGAGGCTTACGAGCGATACCCGGTGATGCGGATCGACGACCTGGTGGGTGCCATCTGGTTACCCGCCGACGGCAAGGCCAACCCCACCGACCTGACGATGGCGCTGGCCAAGGGGGCGCGGCAGCGTGGGGCCAAGGTGCTCGAGCACATCCGCGTGCTCGATGTGCTCACCGACGGTGCGCGGGTGACCGGCGTGCGCACCAACGCCGGCGACATCGAAGCCGAGATCGTGGTCAACTGCGCCGGCCAGTGGGCGAAGGCCATCGGCGCCATGGCGGGGGTGAACGTGCCGCTGTATTCCGCCGAGCACTTCTACGTGGTCACCGAAACCATCGCCGGCGTGCACCCCGACCTGCCGATCCTGCGCGACCCCGACGGCTACACCTACTTCAAGGAAGAGGTCGGCGGGCTGGTGATCGGCGGGTTCGAGCCGGAAGCCAAGCCCTGGGTGGCCCCGGACCAGATCCCCTACCCGTTCGAATTCCAGCTCCTCGAGGAGGATTGGGAGCACTTCGAGATCCTCATGGAGAACGCGCTGCTGCGAATTCCGGATCTCGAACACACCGGGCTCAAGAAGCTCTACAACGGGCCCGAGAGCTTCACCCCGGACAACCAGTTCATCCTGGGCGAGGCGCCCGAGTGCGCGAACTTCTTCGTGGGCGCCGGCTTCAACTCGGTGGGCATCGCGTCGGCCGGCGGCGCCGGGCGGGCGCTGGCGGAATGGATCGTCAACGGTGCGCCGACCACCGACCTCACCGGGGTCGACATCCGCCGCTTCGCCCCGTTCAACGGCAACGTCAGCTGGCTGCACGACCGGGTGGCCGAGGTGCTGGGGGTGCATTACGAGATTCCTTGGCCCAACCGGGAACTGACCACGGCCCGCCCGTTCCGGCGCTCGCCGGTGCATCACCTGCTGGTGGCGGCCAATGCCAACTTCGGCAGCCGGATGGGCTGGGAGCGGGCCAACTTCTTCGCCCCCGCCGGCGAGGAGCCGGTGATCGACTACTCGTGGGGCAAGCAGAACTGGCTGCCGTGGTCGGCGGCCGAGCAGCTCACCACCCGCAGTGCGGTCACCGTGTTCGATCAGACCTCGTTCTCCAAGTACCTGCTGACCGGCCCCGGCGCCGAGCAGGCATTGCAGTGGCTGTGCACCGCCGATATGGCCGTGCCGGTGGGTAAGTCGGTCTACACCGGCATGCTCAACGCGCGCGGCACCTACGAGTCCGACGTCACCGTGACCCGCACCGGTGCCACCGAGTTCCTGATCGTCAGCAGCGCGGCGACCACCGAGCGCGACAAGGACCACATCCGCAAGAACCTGCCGCCGGGCGCGCAGGCCGAACTGGTGGACCTCACCTCCTCGATGGCGGTGTTCGGGGTGATGGGTCCGCGCTCGCGCGAGCTGCTGTCCAGCCTCACCGACGCCGATCTGTCCGACGACGCGTTTCCGTTCGCCACCAGCCAGCTGATCTCGCTGGGCTATGCGACCGTGCGGGCCACCCGGATCACCTATGTCGGCGAACTGGGTTGGGAACTCTACGTTCCCGCCGAGTTCGCGGTCGGCGTGTACGAGAACCTGCTGGCCGCCGGCGAGCAATTCGGCATCGGCCGCGGTGGCTATTACGCCATCGAATCGCTACGCCTAGAGAAGGGCTACCGTGCGTTCGGGCGCGAATTGACGCCGAACGAGACCCCGGTCGACGCCGGCCTGCTGTTCGCCTGCAAGCTCAAGACCGACATCGACTTCCTCGGCCGCGACGCGGTGGAGAAGGCCAGAGCCGACGGGCCGCGCAAGCGGCTGGTGAGCTTCGCGGTCGGCTCCCCCGAGCCGATGCTGTGGGGCGGTGAGCTGATCCTGCGCGACGGCGCGGTAGCCGGCCAGGTGACCTCTGCGGCGTGGGGGGCGACCACCGGCGCCTGCGTCGGGCTGGCCTATGTGCGGGCCGGCGACGACACCGTCGTCACCCCGGACTGGATCCGCAGCGGCAGCTACACCGTCAACGTCGGCGGTGAGGTCTACCCGATCACCGTGTCACTCAAGGCGATCTACGACCCGGCCAACGAGCGGGTGCGTTAG
- a CDS encoding choline/ethanolamine kinase family protein: MPFLSDSELDALLEQLPVLAGQPRQLEELSGGLTNRNVKITTPAGAYVARCSVNTKNLLGIDRDNEYYNSTAAAQAGVGAPVIDYRPDLGILLVGFLDGVTLTNADMQRPGVLQRVAAGVKGLHSGPRFRDDFNMFERQPAYLKVVQDNGFRLPSDYYEFAAAFTDIQRVLETTDNTTVPCNNDLLAGNFVDNGQRVWLIDYEYSGNNDPCFELGNIWAECGLSTDQLDELVTLYYGRPLRHKTARARLQGIVGKYGWTLWGCIQNASSTLEFDFWDWAMERYDSAVAEFRGPDFTRLLHDAQAAD, from the coding sequence ATGCCGTTCCTCTCCGACTCGGAACTGGATGCGCTGCTGGAGCAGCTGCCGGTCCTGGCCGGCCAACCGCGTCAACTCGAGGAACTATCCGGCGGGCTGACAAACCGCAACGTCAAGATCACCACCCCGGCCGGGGCCTACGTCGCACGGTGCAGCGTCAACACCAAGAACCTGCTGGGCATCGACCGCGACAACGAGTACTACAACAGCACCGCCGCCGCGCAGGCCGGTGTGGGCGCCCCGGTCATCGACTACCGGCCCGACCTCGGCATCCTGCTGGTCGGCTTCCTCGACGGCGTCACCCTGACCAACGCCGACATGCAACGCCCTGGGGTGCTGCAGCGGGTCGCGGCCGGCGTCAAGGGCCTGCACTCCGGACCCCGCTTCCGGGACGACTTCAACATGTTCGAGCGCCAGCCAGCGTACCTGAAAGTAGTGCAGGACAACGGCTTCCGGCTTCCGTCGGACTACTACGAGTTCGCCGCGGCGTTCACCGACATCCAGCGGGTGCTGGAGACCACCGACAACACCACCGTGCCGTGCAACAACGACCTGCTGGCGGGCAACTTCGTCGACAACGGCCAGCGGGTGTGGCTGATCGACTACGAGTACTCGGGCAACAACGACCCGTGTTTCGAGCTGGGCAACATCTGGGCCGAATGCGGGCTGTCCACCGACCAACTCGACGAACTGGTCACCCTCTACTACGGCCGTCCGCTACGCCACAAGACCGCCCGAGCCCGCCTGCAAGGCATTGTCGGCAAGTACGGCTGGACCCTGTGGGGATGTATCCAGAATGCCTCGAGCACACTGGAATTCGACTTCTGGGATTGGGCGATGGAACGTTATGACTCCGCCGTCGCCGAATTCCGCGGGCCGGACTTCACCCGGCTTCTGCACGATGCGCAAGCCGCTGACTAA
- a CDS encoding HAD family hydrolase: protein MSSASEDLPAETLIEHWSRTACPAVIFDFNGTLSDDEPILFRIFAELFDEHLDRHLTQADYNRHLLGHSDREIVEKALQITESHGHDVDDLLAQRKVRYRELVADDNPIQSDTVRLVQALADHRVPLAIVTGAQRDDVHAVLGSSPVGELIEIVVAEEDVARGKPDPEGFLTGARLLGCPPSDVLVFEDSVPGVRGALAAGMQCVAVASDPSPELHAAAPAVVPRLSAELIDHVRPQLRNAELRRG from the coding sequence GTGTCCTCAGCTTCGGAAGACCTCCCCGCCGAGACGTTGATCGAGCACTGGTCTCGGACCGCTTGTCCCGCAGTGATCTTCGACTTCAACGGCACCCTTTCCGATGACGAGCCGATCCTGTTCCGCATCTTTGCCGAATTGTTCGACGAGCACCTTGACCGGCACCTGACCCAGGCCGACTACAACCGACACCTGCTCGGCCACAGCGATCGCGAGATCGTCGAGAAGGCGCTGCAGATCACCGAGTCGCACGGTCATGACGTCGACGACTTGCTGGCGCAGCGCAAGGTGCGCTACCGGGAGCTGGTGGCCGACGACAATCCGATCCAGTCCGACACCGTGCGACTGGTGCAGGCACTAGCAGACCATCGGGTGCCACTGGCCATCGTGACCGGCGCCCAGCGGGACGACGTCCACGCGGTGCTCGGCAGCAGCCCGGTGGGGGAATTGATCGAGATCGTGGTCGCCGAGGAGGACGTCGCACGAGGAAAGCCCGACCCGGAAGGTTTCCTGACCGGGGCCCGGCTCCTGGGATGTCCGCCCTCCGATGTGCTCGTCTTCGAGGATTCCGTGCCGGGTGTCCGCGGCGCGCTCGCGGCGGGCATGCAGTGTGTGGCAGTCGCTTCCGATCCCAGCCCGGAACTGCACGCGGCGGCCCCGGCTGTGGTGCCGCGGCTCTCGGCGGAGCTGATCGACCATGTGCGGCCGCAGTTACGCAACGCCGAACTACGACGCGGGTGA
- a CDS encoding GntR family transcriptional regulator, whose product MTAHPGADLTVRPGSGGRVGAVRVLSMEDAVLGKRPDLGSVSDQPAHARIAVWLEKLIVSGRLSPGDKLPAEVDIAAALGVSRMTLRQALAAIESKGLIRRSRGRFGGNFVETPRLEFDHTGLPGFTEQLRRLDMSAGAQVVSASTRTPSAAVREALALKRGARVHEIIRMRSANGTPVLLEATYLPAARFPGLLAADLTGSVYAIMAELFDTQLFSADEHIEAAPASESSAELLAVPPGHPLLLVTRTAYDRSGTPLEFSHDYFRSDRTRIRVRSVADRAPEGRVEPSPAS is encoded by the coding sequence ATGACCGCCCATCCGGGCGCTGACCTCACGGTTCGGCCCGGTTCGGGCGGTAGAGTCGGCGCTGTGCGGGTGCTGTCGATGGAGGACGCGGTACTGGGGAAACGCCCCGATCTCGGCAGCGTTTCCGACCAGCCCGCCCACGCCCGTATCGCGGTGTGGCTGGAGAAGCTGATCGTCTCCGGCCGGTTGTCCCCGGGCGACAAGCTGCCCGCCGAAGTGGACATCGCCGCGGCCCTCGGGGTGAGCCGGATGACGCTGCGCCAGGCGCTCGCGGCGATCGAATCCAAGGGCCTGATCCGGCGCAGCCGCGGCCGGTTCGGCGGGAACTTCGTCGAGACGCCCCGGCTGGAGTTCGACCACACCGGCCTGCCCGGATTCACCGAGCAGCTGCGCCGGCTGGACATGTCGGCCGGTGCGCAGGTGGTCAGTGCCAGCACCCGAACGCCGAGCGCAGCGGTCCGCGAGGCGCTGGCACTCAAGCGTGGCGCCCGGGTGCACGAAATCATCCGGATGCGCTCGGCCAACGGCACGCCGGTGCTCCTGGAGGCGACCTATCTGCCGGCGGCGCGGTTCCCCGGCCTGCTGGCCGCGGACCTCACCGGGTCGGTCTACGCGATCATGGCTGAGCTGTTCGACACGCAGTTGTTCTCGGCCGACGAGCACATCGAGGCCGCCCCGGCCAGCGAGTCCTCGGCTGAACTGCTGGCGGTGCCGCCCGGTCATCCGCTGCTGTTGGTGACGCGCACGGCCTACGACCGCAGCGGGACGCCACTGGAGTTCTCCCACGACTACTTCCGCTCCGACCGCACCCGGATCCGGGTCAGGTCGGTGGCGGACCGGGCACCGGAAGGCCGGGTCGAGCCGTCACCCGCGTCGTAG
- the alr gene encoding alanine racemase, with product MHTTSLTPSTPSAVSRPGAEALVDLGAIAHNVRVLREHAGSAEVMAVVKADAYGHGAPQVARAAVAAGAAELGVATIEEALTLRAAGITAPVLAWLHPPGTDFAPALSAGVQIAVSSPRQVAEVLTAAERTGRAAEVTVKVDTGLNRNGVSLADYPAVLSALQRAAADDAVRVRGIMSHLVSGDAPNDPLNDIQAQRFSEMIAEGRRRGVDFEVAHLSNSPSAMTRPDLGFDMVRPGIAVYGLSPIPELGDLGLRPAMTLKCTVSMVKSVKAGEGVSYGHTWIADQDTTLALLPIGYADGVYRTLSGRIDALINGRLRRNVGRICMDQLVVNLGPGTPDVAEGDEAILFGSGTSGEPTAQDWADLLGTIHYEVVTSPRGRVVRTYREVDAGGR from the coding sequence ATGCACACGACTTCGTTGACCCCGTCGACGCCTTCTGCGGTCTCCCGGCCCGGCGCCGAGGCGCTCGTCGACCTGGGGGCGATCGCCCATAACGTGCGGGTTCTGCGCGAGCATGCGGGATCTGCCGAGGTCATGGCGGTCGTCAAGGCCGACGCCTACGGGCACGGGGCCCCGCAGGTGGCCCGCGCAGCGGTGGCCGCCGGTGCCGCCGAACTCGGGGTCGCCACGATCGAGGAGGCACTGACCCTGCGGGCGGCCGGGATCACCGCCCCGGTGCTGGCCTGGCTACATCCGCCCGGCACGGATTTCGCCCCGGCCCTGAGTGCCGGGGTCCAGATTGCGGTGTCGTCGCCCCGGCAGGTCGCCGAGGTGCTGACCGCGGCAGAGCGGACCGGCCGCGCCGCCGAGGTCACCGTCAAGGTCGACACCGGGCTCAACCGCAACGGCGTCAGCCTCGCCGACTACCCGGCCGTGCTGAGCGCGCTGCAACGGGCCGCCGCGGACGACGCGGTGCGGGTGCGCGGGATCATGTCTCATCTGGTTAGCGGAGACGCGCCCAACGATCCGCTCAACGACATTCAGGCACAACGGTTTTCCGAGATGATTGCCGAGGGTCGGCGGCGCGGCGTGGACTTCGAGGTGGCCCATCTGTCGAACTCGCCGTCGGCGATGACCCGGCCCGATCTGGGCTTCGACATGGTCCGGCCGGGGATCGCCGTCTACGGTCTGAGTCCGATCCCCGAACTCGGTGATCTGGGCCTGCGCCCGGCGATGACGCTGAAATGCACGGTGTCGATGGTCAAGTCGGTCAAGGCTGGCGAAGGGGTGTCCTACGGGCACACCTGGATCGCCGACCAGGACACCACGTTGGCCCTGCTGCCGATCGGCTACGCCGACGGCGTCTACCGCACCCTGAGCGGCCGCATCGACGCTCTGATCAACGGCCGGTTGCGCCGCAACGTGGGGCGGATCTGCATGGATCAGCTGGTGGTGAACCTCGGACCCGGCACCCCCGACGTCGCCGAAGGGGACGAGGCGATCCTGTTCGGTTCCGGAACGTCCGGCGAACCCACAGCGCAGGACTGGGCGGATCTTCTGGGCACCATCCACTACGAGGTGGTCACCAGCCCTCGTGGGCGGGTAGTGCGCACCTACCGGGAGGTCGACGCCGGTGGCCGCTGA
- a CDS encoding alpha/beta fold hydrolase: MAGVAGLSAVGTAAGVSAARAFRHRKFIQDAYAGEDFALLDADRGCVVTTSDGIPLVVREVGPITAPLTVVFAHGFCLRMGSFHFQRAALAQRWGDQVRMVFYDQRGHGQSAAAPVDTYTVTQLGQDLETILQVMVPRGPVVLVGHSMGGMTVLSHARQFPQRYGSRVVGAALISSAAEGLSRSPIGEILQNPALEAVRFAARYVPGLVHRTRGAARSVLRPILRTASFGDDSMSPSVVAFSESMIHDTPIATLVEFLHALEVHDESAALPVLARIPTMIACGDHDVLTPVKHSEEMAAVLPDTELVIVPGAGHLVQLEDPDIINDALVRLVERATPSKLVAFARRMKDRARG, encoded by the coding sequence ATGGCCGGGGTGGCCGGGCTCAGCGCAGTCGGCACCGCCGCCGGGGTCTCGGCAGCGCGCGCGTTCCGGCATCGCAAGTTCATCCAGGATGCTTATGCCGGTGAGGATTTCGCCCTCCTTGATGCCGACCGCGGTTGTGTGGTCACCACGTCCGACGGGATCCCGCTCGTCGTCCGCGAAGTCGGCCCCATCACGGCACCCCTGACGGTCGTCTTCGCCCACGGTTTTTGCCTGCGGATGGGCTCGTTCCATTTCCAGCGTGCCGCGCTGGCGCAGCGGTGGGGCGACCAGGTGCGGATGGTCTTCTACGACCAGCGCGGCCATGGCCAGTCCGCCGCCGCGCCGGTCGACACCTACACCGTCACCCAGCTGGGCCAGGACCTGGAAACCATTCTGCAGGTGATGGTTCCGCGCGGGCCTGTAGTTCTGGTCGGCCACTCGATGGGCGGTATGACGGTGCTCTCGCACGCCCGCCAGTTCCCCCAGCGCTATGGGTCCCGCGTGGTGGGTGCGGCGCTGATCTCCTCGGCCGCCGAGGGGCTGTCGCGGTCGCCCATCGGTGAGATATTGCAGAACCCCGCCCTGGAGGCGGTGCGCTTCGCCGCCCGGTATGTCCCGGGTCTGGTGCACCGCACCCGTGGGGCAGCCCGCTCGGTACTGCGCCCGATCCTGCGCACCGCGTCGTTCGGCGACGACTCGATGAGCCCGAGTGTTGTCGCGTTCTCCGAGAGCATGATTCACGACACACCGATTGCCACGCTGGTGGAGTTCCTGCACGCACTCGAGGTGCACGACGAGAGCGCGGCGCTGCCGGTGCTGGCGCGCATCCCGACGATGATTGCCTGCGGCGATCACGACGTGCTGACCCCGGTCAAGCACTCCGAAGAGATGGCCGCGGTGCTGCCCGACACCGAACTGGTGATCGTGCCAGGAGCGGGTCACCTGGTTCAGCTCGAAGATCCCGACATCATCAACGATGCGCTGGTTCGCCTCGTCGAACGCGCCACGCCGTCCAAGCTGGTCGCATTCGCCCGCCGGATGAAGGATCGCGCCCGTGGCTGA
- the tsaE gene encoding tRNA (adenosine(37)-N6)-threonylcarbamoyltransferase complex ATPase subunit type 1 TsaE, whose amino-acid sequence MDSGTAELPTPEDTISLGVRLGEQLRAGDVVVLSGPLGAGKTALAKGIAIGMDVDGPVTSPTFVLARVHNARRHEHPAMIHVDIYRLLDDDRADLLAELDSLDLDTDLEDAVVVVEWGEGLAERLSDNHLDITLQRRPDSETRTATWQWNRR is encoded by the coding sequence ATGGACAGCGGCACCGCCGAACTGCCGACCCCCGAGGACACCATCTCACTGGGAGTACGGCTGGGTGAGCAATTGCGCGCCGGCGACGTGGTGGTGCTCTCCGGGCCGCTCGGGGCGGGAAAGACCGCTCTGGCCAAGGGAATCGCGATCGGCATGGACGTCGACGGCCCCGTCACCTCGCCGACGTTCGTCCTGGCCCGCGTGCACAATGCCCGGCGCCACGAGCACCCGGCGATGATCCACGTCGATATCTACCGCCTTCTCGACGACGACCGCGCCGATCTGCTGGCCGAGCTGGACTCACTGGACCTGGACACCGATCTCGAGGACGCGGTCGTCGTGGTCGAGTGGGGCGAGGGCCTGGCCGAGCGGCTCTCCGACAACCACCTGGACATCACCCTGCAACGCCGTCCCGACAGTGAGACCCGCACCGCGACATGGCAATGGAACCGTCGATGA